From Methanothermobacter tenebrarum:
GGATTCCCAGTTTTGAAGCTATATGTTTCGCATTTCGCACGACATCTGCTGGCAGTGTCCCAGTATCCACAGTTACTGCTATAGCCTCCCTTGAAGTCTTTGATGCTATCTTAGCTATTAGTGTACTGTCTGATCCGCCAGAGAATGCTATTATAACCTTTTTATCCTTTAGGATGTTTTCAACTTGTTTAATCTTTGCTTGAAGTTCCATTACTAGACTACCTCAGTAGTTTGTCCCTTACATATTCTAGGACTCTGATGGCATCCTCCCTTTTTATGTCAATACCCTCATCTTCTATAAATTCCTTTAATCTTTGAAGGACCGCCGGGTTTAAGTTACACTCTTTATAGATTCTATCATAGGTTCTTTTGGGATAAAATATTGACTTAGCAATCTTAATAAGGTATTTTAGTTCATCCCCTGATATTATACCATTCATATATGCTTTTTTAAAATTGTATTCAATACTTACAAGGGAATCTGATAGTGGTTGAAGGGTCTTGGGGTCGAAAGCAACTGCAACATCATCATCAGATTCTATGCTTCCATCCTTGTATTTGTTATAGACATAGCCTATACCTATCATCCCAAGACTGTCAAGTTCTGATGCTCGGAGAGCCCCCATACTCGCCCCTCCAACCACCTTCACACCCATTTTAAGCGCTTCTATTATCTCCTTGTGAGCGACTGCAGGCTCATGATGAAAGACCCCATCTATGATCACGATAATATCAACAGGATCTCTAATAGCTTTTAGGACATCACCTCTCCTTACTGGAGGATGATATTCAGCCTCCAATACCCTCCTGGCCTCTCTAGGATGTAGGGATGGACCCGTGAATACGATTACCTGCTTCATATTTGATCCTATCCCCTATACGGGTGTTGTCAACAGCGAATACCTCCAATCCAGGTACTATTACCCTCACCACTGGCACCTTAACTTCACGTGTAAGATCCACAAAAAACACATCAGAAAACCCACACTTTTTCAACTCTCTAAGCGTGACTTTAATATCCTCTCTGAAGGTCCTTTTTGACCTATTTTTCAATTTATCCAATCCTATTACGGTTTCAGCTTCTCCGAACCAGTGCTTATTTATCCTCTTCATCCGCTCATACCCTGCTTTTCTCATGAAAATTGCCCTAACAGTATCTTCCCGGGTTCCGTGTATTTGCGTGGCTCTACTCTGGGCCACTTCTGTGAGAGCCCTTATAACTGCTACTTCAGGGTCTAGGTGTGTTCCCACACCTATGCTTAGTAGTGCGGGGTCTTTTAGGAGGGTGTCATCGGCTACGGCGGCGATTGTTGGTATTCTGATATCGTTTGTAAGGTCTATGAGGGTTATGTCGATCTTCGCATCCTCGAATCTTTGGAGCAGATCCTCTATGATCTTATTCTCTGTGCCTTGACAATCTATCTCCTTTTTTGGGCCCCTTTTTGCCTCGAAGATGCTCCAAGCATCCCTTTCTATAAGTTCCATGAGTCCGTGGAATACTGCTTCCTCGATAGCATTCCCTGAGGCGAGTCCATTAGTATTTGACCTGAAAAGACTTACACAATCCTCGGGTGGATTATAGGGGTGATAAACTGCATTTGCGGGGATGTGAATTTCTTTTTCATTTTTTAGGTTTGTGGCTTTCACCCATTCAATTTTCCCATCCACTTTACTATCTTGGGGGAGTATGAGACTTATAGGGTCTACATACTCTGTTATATCATCTAATGGTGCTTTAATGGACTTTTCGGCGTCTTCACTTTTTTTCTCTGCTGAGTATCTTTCGAACGCTTCCATCATAGCTGATGCCTTAGCCTGCGACCTTGTAGCACCTTTACCAGCGTATATGCTCACAGCACCCTCTTCTGCAGTTGGTCTTATAGCAGAATATACTGGTATACCTATCCTGTCAAGGTGGGTTATCTCTGTTATCCTTGTGACACCTATATTTTGCAGTTTCTTTTTAATCCATTTTATAGTCTCGGAGGGTTTCTTGGCCCTGTGCGTGCAACCGATATATTTTACGGGTACATTGGAAAACATAATTATCACTATAGGGTGAATATGCTTTTAAATGTGATTGCAAGGGCTATTAAGATGGCGAGGAGCCAAATTATCGGATTCCAGCGTATGACCTTCGCCCCATCTAATACGCTGAAGGGTAGTAGGTTGAAGAATGCTATGAAACTATTAACGGCATATCCTAGGGTTGCTATGCCAGATAGTATGCCTGTTGAAAATGATGCTATGAACATAAAAGATAATGCTAGTAGTATGTTTGTGGCAGGTCCTGCTAGTGCTATTTTACCATTTTCTTCGCGGCTGATGTATGCTCCATGTATGTATACTGCTCCAGGTGCTGCGAATACAAAACCAAAATATGCTGTTATAAGGGCAAGTAATATGCCGCCTACCCATAGCTTGTATTCCGCCCAGAAGCCATACTTTATTGCCATGAATTTGTGGGCTATTTCATGGAATACGAAACCTACACCCACGCCTATGATACTCGCGGGTAAGAGCGAAATTGCTATGTTAACTTGCTTATTCGAAAAAACATATGAGAAAACAGCTGCTATTACGAGCATTGATATTATGATATCCCTTATTTCCCTAGTCGTGAAGTTCACCATATTAATTTATAATCTTTCTATGTTCATATAATGGTTTCTATCCTTTGAATATTATTTTAAAGCAACTACCATCATGACTTTTAACGGATATTTTCCCATTTAATTGTCTTACAAGGATATTAACGAGTTTCAAGCCTAGTGACTTGCTTTCTTGGAGTTTATTCGCTGGAAATCCTATACCATCATCCGCTACCCTCAGTTCAAGGTTGTCTTTTACTCTTTTAAAACTAATGTATATTGTGCCTTGAATTCTGCCATTGAATGCATGCTTCAAGGCATTTGTTACAAGTTCGTTGATGATCAAGCCAAGGGGATTGTGGTTTCGATGCTAAGGTATAGATCCTCAACATCTAATATTATATCTATGGATTTTCCCGCAGAATATGAATGGAAAAGATTCCTTATAAGTTTTTCCACATACTTTTTGAAATTTATCCTTGCAAGGTCATCTGATTGGTATAATTGTTCATGTATAAGTGCCATGGATCTTATCCTATCCTGTGTTTCCTTGAATGTACCATTCTTATCATGGATCATTGATTGTAGGCTGAGGAGACTTGAAATTATCTGTAGATTATTTTTCACCCGGTGATGGATTTCTTTTAATAATAATTCTTTCTCTTCGAGGGATCTTCTAAGCTCGTCCTCTAATTCTTTACGTTTTCTTATATCCCTAGCCACGATAACAACATAATCATTTCCATTGAACTTAACAATATCTATGTTCATTTCAGTTAGGATGAGATTTCCATCTTTTTTGATAAGGGGTGCTTCTATAGACACTTTCTCTTTCCTTGAAAGGATCTCCTTGAACTTTTCATAATATCCTTCGGGGATTATATTGAAAATGGAGCTTATCTCATCCTTTGGATATTCTAGGTTGATAAAACTTGACTTATTAACATCTATTATTTTTCCATCAGCGTCAACTAGGAATATGAAGTCTCTTGTATGGTCAAGTAAAGTTTTAAATCTTTGAAGTTTATGGAGTGTATCCTTCAATTGAGGATAATAACTTTTTCTCACAGATTTTCCGCCGAAGCCCATAATAGCTTTTCTAAGATCCTCCCAATCCTCATTTGGTGATGGCATTTTCAAATATCCCCTTTATATCATCTATTCTTGGCTTGCGCGGATTTGTAACGATACAAGAGTCATTAAAGGCTAATTCCGCAAGTTCATCTATCTCATCTTCTAGGATACCATAATCTCCCAAGCTCATGTCAATCCCAAGCTTCTTCTTAAAATCTTTTAACTTGGATATGAGAGCATCCTTAACCTTACTTGTCTCCGATTTTAAGCCTAGGGCCTCTGCTATCCTCCTGTACTTTTGTGGGTTTGTGGGGAAATTGAATTCTATAACATCTTCTATTAAGATAGCATTAGCCACCCCGTGTGGAATGTCCAACCTACCGCCTAGGCTGTGTGCCATTGCATGCAGGAGACCGAGACTTGCATTAGAAAAAGCCAATCCTGCTTCCAGGCTTGCGAGCATCATATTTGAACGTAATTTGAGATTTTCGGGGTCTTTGATGATTTTGTGCAAATTTTCACTTATCAGTTTTATGGCGTCAAGTGCATTTATATCTGTTAAATGTGAGCTTGCGGTGGATACATAGGCTTCTATGGCATGTGCAAGGGCGTCCATGCCAGTGGCGGCTGTGAGTAGTCTGTCCATGGTTATGGTTGTGTATGGGTCTATGAGTGAAACATCTGGGATGAGGGTTCTGCTTATTATGGCAACTTTGGTTTTCCTCTTGGTGTCTCTTATTATTGCAAATTGTGAAATGTCTGCTGATGTCCCGGCAGTGGTTGGTATGCAAATAATTGGGGGGGCTGGTACTGTTATTTGGTCAACGCCTTCAAATTTGAGAATATCCTTTCTGTTGGAGCTTACTATACCTATGCCTTTTGCACAGTCTATTGGACTTCCACCCCCAAGGGCTATTATAAAATTGCACTCTTCAGCATCAAAAACCTCAGCACCCTCCATAACCTCATAATCGCGTGGATTTGGCGTAACATCATCGTAGATTACATATTCTAGTCCATTCTCAGTTAGTAGAGATTCTATTTCATCTACATGGCCGGCCTTTTTTATACCATGATCAGTTACAAGCAGTATCTTCTCTGCTCCAAGATTTATTGCATATTGTGGGGTTAGTAATCTTGCACCCTCTCCGAATACCAATTCACTTGTAACAAACTTTCTAAGATTAAATTTGTCCATAAAATCACCAAAAAATGGAATACGGCTTTAATAAAGTTTTCACTAATTAATATTTTTTTATGTGAAAATTTTCTCCAAAACCAAAAAAAGGTAATGCGTGGAAGTAATATAATGTTATTATGCGAAAAATTATTATGAGAGGAAGACTTCACATTTTGGGTGATTTTTAATGGATAAATTGAAGGCTGCGATTGAGAAAATAATGGAAAAAGATTGTGACATGGCTGTGATATCCAAAAATGAAAATATATTCTATTTGACTGGTTTTAGACCGTCTGCTCGTGCATTTTTGATCTTGACTGATGAACCATTTTTGATGGTTACTAGTATGGATATTGACGAGGCTGAGAATTCATCAATTGATGTTTTTGAATTTAAAAAATCAGAGGATGTGAAAGAAAAGATTGGAAGTTTATCCCCCAAGGCTGTTATCTTTGAACCTTCACTCCCAATTGGCACATTTAATAAATTAAGAGATTCTTTTAAATTTGTCATTGAAGACATTATAGGCAATCTCAGGATGATAAAAGAAAAATTTGAAATAGAATATATCAAAGAGGCTTTGAGGATAGCCGAAGAATCTTTTAGGGAAATAGAAGTGGAGGGTGTTGAAGCTATGATAGCAGCCAACCTTGAATATCATATGAAAATCAAGGGATCTATGAAACCCGCATTTGATACTATCGTAGCATCTGGTATAAGGTCAAGCAATCCACACGCCAAAGTTTCATTCAATAAAATAAAGACACCTGTAGTCATCGATTGGGGCGCTACTTGGAAATATTATTATTCTGACACTACAAGGACCATTGTTAAAAGAGAAGTTGAGGAGGAGATGCTCGACATTTTGTTGGATGCCCAGAGGGAGGGGGTGAAAACAGCCAAACCCGGAGTAAAAGCTTCATATATAGACAAGGTCGTAAGGGGTGTTATATCCGAATATGGGTACGAAGATAACTTTATACATTCTACAGGCCATGGTATAGGCTTGGAAGTCCATGAACCACCATCTTTATCTGTAAATGAAGATATTAAACTTGAAAAGAACATGATTGTAACAATAGAGCCTGGAATTTACATTAAGGGAAAATTTGGTATGAGAATCGAGGACATGGTTCTCATCAAAAAAAATCCTAAAATATTAAATACACTCCCATCTAGAATATAACTTAACACTTTGGAAGTGGTTTAATATGGCACTTCTCCCAGAATATTTATCTCCCATTATCGAAGCAGTTGAAAAAGTAATCCCTAAAAGATTCCTTGTAAAAATACAGGAGAACCTTGTCAGAACAGGGATTTATGTAAAAGCCGCTGAAATTGTAACATTGATCCTATTTGCAAGCATATTCTTCGGATTGATCGGGATTATAGTAGCCATGATCTTGGGCATAGACCTTTTAATCCCATTTTTAGCAGGTGTTTCCCTTCCCCCTATAATATTTGCCTCTTATATTTTTATAATGATGGAGCGAAGAATCGATGCAATAGAACAGGGAACCCCAGATTTTCTAAGGCAGATAGCATCACTTTTACGTGCAGGAGTCGGTCTTGAAACAGCCCTAGAAGACATTTCGAAACAGGGTAAGGGCCCATTATATGATGAATTGAAAAGGGCAGTTATCGAGATAAAGATAGGGAGAACATTCGAGGATGCTCTATTATCAATGGGCCGTAGACTAAAATCTGACACCCTCGACAGGACCTTTAGGATGATAATAGAGGGTAAAAGGGCTGGTGGAAGCCTCGCAGATGTTATAGAAGCTGTTGCAGAGGATACGCGTGCAGTTTTAGCCCTTAAAAGGGAGCGGAAGGCTAATGTGATGATGTCCGTCATGTTCCTCGTGGTAGCCGCTATAATCGCAGCACCATTCGCACTTGGAATGATCATGGTCTACTCAGCCTTCATAGAATCCCTCGGTAAAACTAATCCAATCCTCGGAATTGCAAAGATCGCCGCAGGAGGTTATATAGTAATCCATTCTATAATAGCAGGGTTACTCATAGGCATAATCATGTTTGGAAGTGCTAGAAAGGGTATCAAATATGCAATTCCATTGGCTGTTTTAGCATTTGGCATATTCTATATTATTGACAAATTTGGCTTCGTACTCGTGGGCTCCATGGCACCCTAATATGATTTTATGGAGGGGTAGAATCAATGGGTATAAAATATGATGAAACCGCACAAGGGTCTGCTGAGCTGATACTAATATTCGGTGGAGTTATCATCATAGTGCTTTTCGCGGCACTATGGTATAAAAATTATTTAATATCTGCAGGTAACGAGATAAGCAAGACCGATGTGCAAACTGTTACAAATTCCATCCAAAGCCTCAAAAGTAAATTCTAAGGGGTCTTTTAATGAAGATGCTGATCAATGGAAGACTCAAGGGCGAGGAGAAGATCGAAATCCGCAATCCTTATAACAACGAGATCATAGACAAAGTACCAGCAGCTTCAAAAGAAGATACAAGAGAAGCCATTTTAGCGGCTAAAAAGGCCAAAGATAAGATGATTTCATTAACAGCGCGCAGAATTTCAGAGGCACTTTATGATACAAGTCAGGAACTCAAAAAAAGATCTAAGGAATTTTCACACCTACTAGCCCTCGACTCTGGGAAGCCTATAAAAGCAGCGCAAGACGAGGTTAAAAGATCAATTGAAACACTGAAATTATCCGCTGAAGAATCCAAGAGAATATATGGAGAAACCATCCCAATGGACGCTGGTATAGGAGGTAAGGACTTCATAGGCTTCACAGTAAAACTACCCCTAGGAGTTATAGCCGCCATAACACCATTCAACTATCCACTTAACCTAGCCATCCACAAAGTTGGCCCGGCACTAGCATCAAAAAATAGCGTAATATTAAAACCATCACTTAAAGCACCATTATCAGCATTAAAAATAGGCGAAATACTAGATGAATATTTCCCCCCAGGCGCGATAAATGTTCTAACAGGTAAAGCCTCCATCATAGGAGATGAACTTTTAAAAAGCGAGGATATCGACAAAATATCATTCACAGGAGGCTTTAAAACAGGTAAAATGATAGCGGAAAAGAGTGGGATGAAAAAAATCACCCTAGAATTAGGCGGTAACGACCCTCTCATAGTACTCAAAGACGCTAATATAGAAAAAGCTGTTGAAGGTACTATAAGGGGCTCATACCTTTATTCAGGCCAGATATGTATAGCAGTGAAGAGGATAATTGTCGATGAGAAAATAGCGGATGAATTCGTGCAAAAATTAGTCAAAGAAACTTCAAAGTTGAAAATAGGCGATCCACTCGACCCAAAAACTGATATAGGCCCTCTTATAGATGAAAAAGCCGCCATAAACATTGAAAGGTTGGTTTCAGAGGCGATAGATGAGGGTGCGGAGCTTTTATATGGTGGGGGAAGAGATGGAAACCTTTTCGAACCCACTGTATTAGATAATGTCAGACCTTCAATGAGACTTGTCAGGGAGGAAACATTCGGCCCGGTATCACCTATAATAAGGGTTAAAGATGCTGATGAAGCCCTAAAGGTTGCTAACAGCACTTGTTACGCTCTTCAAGCAGGGATTTTCACAGAGAACATACACGAGGCCTTAAGGTTCGCATCAGAATTAGAGGCAGGAGCAGTACTTATAAATAAACAATCAACTTACAGGGTCGATCACATGCCATTCGGAGGCTTTGACTGCAGTGGGATTGGTAAAGAAGGCGTTAAATATGCTATAGAGGACATGACACGGACTAAACTTATTATATTCAACAAAAAATAATATATTAGGATCCCATTGTATGAAGGATTTTAAGAATTGTAAACTTTGCGAGTGGCGATGCGGTGTAAACCGTCTTGAAGGTGAAACTGGCATTTGCCATGTGGGATTGCCGGAGGTAGCATATACAAGTTTAGCTTATATTCTGAAAAGTTATTCCATAACATTCCTTGGATGCTCATTCAAATGCTTATACTGTAACGCTTATCGGATTTCACAATACCCAGATACAGGATGGATTTATAGGGGGTATATCGAGCCTGAGAAGATGGCTAGGGAGGCCTTGGACCATCTTGAGAGTCCGCTTGCAAAGAATATAGGGGCATATAGGCTCAGTTTCACTGGTGGAGAACCCACAATACACACACCATATCTTGAAGAGCTTGTAGAGAAAATAAGAAGATTTAGACCTTCAATTGAAGTGGGTGTCGCCACGAATGGTTTCTCAACAATGAAAACTTTTAAGAGGATTTTGAGGATTGTGGATTTCATAAATTTTGAAATCAAAGCATTTAATGATGAAATTCACAGAAACCTTACAGGGGCGCCATCAGAGCCGGTATTAAGGAATGCAGCTTATCTCGCGGAAAAAGCCCCTGAGAAGGTTAGAACTTTCAGGACAGTTGTAATACCAAGGATAACCGATAGAGAAGTTCCTAGGATAGCGGAGTTCCTATCAGAAATAAACGAGGAAATACCCTATAGACTTGTCGGGTTCAGGCCCAATTTCGTATTATATTATCATAGTGGACCATCTAAGGGTTTGATGGAAGATCTTGTAAAAGAGTGTGAAAAGAAGGGTTTAAAGAATGTTGATTATTCTGGATATTATCCATTAAAGGCGAAAGATTTAGATTATTATCCTAAAAAACTTGGATGTCCATTACCCCGCAATTGCGGAGAATGCAAATTTAAAGATGAATGTAAGGGTATATTAATGGAGCCATGGCTTTTTAAATGATTTAACACATTATAGTTTGTGGAATTTCCCTTGAAGGGAATTATTTTCCTTCTATGAACTTTTCTACGATTTTCCTCGCCTCATTAAGGGATTCTAGGGGTATGTTTTTTGGAAGACCGCCAATTTCACCTTTAACATTCCTTAGGACACCTTCAGTGCCGAGGAACATGCCTTCACTTGTGATTCCCATGAAATTTTGTGGCGGTAATAATACCACTGCAACATGATCCCCCATCTTAACCTTCAAATCATTTGTTACAACCTTAATGGATCTATCACCAATGTTGACATTGCATATTTGGAGCCTATTGGCTCGCGGATGCTTAGTGGAACTCATAACCTCCCCTACTACTACGTCAACGCCTATAATCGGGTCGAGAATTTTACCCAACATTATACGCTCTTTAAGTTTAAGTATTGTATTAAGGAAAAATTTTATCCTAGCAATATTTTCTTCTGTTTTCTCTTTATCTTCGGCCTCTTTAAGGAATAATTCAGCCCATCCTTCACCTCCAAGAGCTTCTATTATATTTTCTCCTTTTTCTTTAATCAACCGCATTTCTGGTGCAGATGTAAGTTCCTTCGGTTCAAGATAGGAATAGATAAGGCTTTGGAGGACTTTTTTAATTTCATCAGCCATTTGAACGGCTAATTTTTTATTCCATTGTCCGCGGAGGCTGCCCGATTCAACAGCTTTCAAGAATAGGCTGATGGATTTATCAGCAACTTTGAATCTATAATCTCGACTTGTATCCCACATTTAATCCACACTCCTACCTATTAACCTCTCGGACGAAAAAATAAAGTTTTTTATGAACACTAATTATATTAAGGTACTTAAAGTATTTGAAAATTTAGAGCAACTACTGTTCTGAGCAAGCGCATCAGACAACAGTTGTAGATATGAACGTTGATCTTAAGCCTCCTTGTAAAGTAATTTGAAGACGCTTTTCGGATTTTTTTGGATCTTCGGCGGACTTATACTGAAGCCCTCACTCCACCCTTGGAATGTTGGAAGTGGGATCTTTTTGGCAGCGCCGTTAAAAGCAAACTTTATTTTCGCTGTTTTCGAAAATGGAAGGATTCTAGGGAATTTGCGGGTAATGGAGGATCCCTCTAAAGAAATTTATCTGATGAGATTCTTCAAGAATCTGGATGGCATAGATAAATTATTTGAGTTTCATAACATAGTTAAATATTGATTTTTTTATGATCCTTACCGTCCCAGAAGAACATGAAATAGTTTAGGGAATGCCTATGATACATAAAGAAAGAATTAAAAACTTGAACGAATTTAAATCCATGGATACCACCCATGGAGATTACATTCTATATTGGATGCAAGCATCTGTAAGAGCCCACTGGAATCATGCTCTTGAATACGCTATCGAAACAGCCAACAAGATGCAAAAACCTCTATTAACAGTTTTTGGACTTACTTCAGACTTCCCAGAGGCTAATTCACGCCATTACAGGTTTCTAATTGAAGGACTCCTCCATGTTAAAAATGAACTAGAAAAGAGGGGAGTGGCATTCTCAATACAACTTGATAAGCCCCCTTCCACAGTTTTAAAATACTCAGATGACGCTTCACTTGTTATAACAGATAAAGGCTACCTTGAAATCCAAAAAAGGTGGTACGACGAACTCAAAAAATATATTAACTGCCCACTAATCCAAGTGGAAAGCAATGTTATTGTACCTGTTGAAATAGCCTCTAATAAAGAAGAATACTCCGCCGGAACATTCAGGCCTAAAATAACCCGTAAACTAAAGTATTTCATGAAACCAGTGTATCCAAGGACCCTTAAAGTAAATTCACTTGATATTGACATTGAATCAGCAGACCCTGATCCTGACAAACTCATGAAAAAACTGGGCGTGAAGGATGAAATGACACCATCCATATTCCAAGGCGGCACAAAAGAAGCAATTAAACTCTTTGAAAAGTTCTTATCAGAAAAACTTGAATGTTTCGAAAAATTCAGAAACGACCCTGTAAGAAACTGTCTATCAAATATGAGCCCATACTTGCACTTTGGACAAATATCACCTTTATACTTAGCCTACAAGGCTTCAAAAGCGGGAAGATGTACAAGATTTCTGGAAGAACTCATTGTAAGAAGGGAACTCAGCATGAACTTTGTCCATTACAATAAAAACTATTACAAGATCAAGTCCCTACCAAAATGGGCCTACAATACATTGATGGAACACGCTTCTGATCCAAGAGAATACGAATACGGGTTAAAAGAATTTGAAAAGGGTGAAACTCACGACAAATACTGGAACGCTGCCCAGAAAGAAATGGTACTCACTGGGAAAATGCACGGCTATGCGCTTCACCTTAATAATAAATACGAAATAGATGGCCGCGACCCAAATGGGTTCGCCGGAGTTGCTTGGTGTTTTGGGAAGCACGATCGCGCTTGGGGTGAAAGAAGGATATTTGGGAAAGTCAGGTACATGAATGACCGTGGACTTGAAAGAAAGTTCAAAATACAAGAATATGTCAACAGAATCGAAACAATTGAAACCCAGCAACTTTAAAACTTTTCCTATTCTTTTTTTACCAAAATTGGTCTATGTAGACTAGGGCTAGTCCACAATAATTTGGTATTAAAAGCGATCAAAAAAATTTAATGGAGACTAAGGAGGCACCTAGTATCCATGGCAGCCCCCATCTTTGACTACATTTTGATAAATAGGCAATGATGGAAAATTTACTTCAATTTTTATTGATCCTATCCCTTTCTTTGATTGGTAACATTTTGTGGTGGTGAAGTTCCTCGACTTCAGGATACGAATAACTAATGCTTCAGAGGGGACTCGAATTCATCAATTCATGTTGTATCATGAGCAGCCCAATTTAAAAAGCTTTTATATGAAATAATAGGTCCATCAGCCAACTTTAATCGATAATCTCTGCTTTTTATCCCACATTGGAGCACTCCAAAAAAATCTCATCCTATAAAACTATTTAAATTATAAAATGAAATAGACTTTCATATAAGAAATACCCAAAAAGGGGGTAGGAGTGTAGAAATTATGGTGGAATTATCCAACCTTTATGGTCTTGACATATACACTTCTCGAGGTAAATATGTTGGTAGGGTCCAGGATGTTGTCCTTAACATAAAGAAGGGTCGAGTGTCAAAACTTAAAGCAAAGGCAATGAGCCCCGAGAAAAGAGATCTGGGATTAAAAGATGTTCTGAAGACCAGCATACGTATAGTCCCAGAATCCGATGAAATCAGACCACTAAGAGAAGAAGGCATGATAGACATCCCATATGAGAGGGTTAAAGCCGTAGGTGACATACTTATAATATCCCCAGAGGTTAAGACATCTGAGGTCAAAAAATCCTATGAAACCCCAATAAGATAAGGGTAGGGTTCAATGATAGTAGGGATAGTGGGTTGCGGAGCCATAGCTAACATCATCACAAGTTACATTTTGGAGGAAGATTCTAACATCCAACTGA
This genomic window contains:
- a CDS encoding TfuA-related McrA-glycine thioamidation protein, translating into MKQVIVFTGPSLHPREARRVLEAEYHPPVRRGDVLKAIRDPVDIIVIIDGVFHHEPAVAHKEIIEALKMGVKVVGGASMGALRASELDSLGMIGIGYVYNKYKDGSIESDDDVAVAFDPKTLQPLSDSLVSIEYNFKKAYMNGIISGDELKYLIKIAKSIFYPKRTYDRIYKECNLNPAVLQRLKEFIEDEGIDIKREDAIRVLEYVRDKLLR
- a CDS encoding YcaO-related McrA-glycine thioamidation protein, producing MFSNVPVKYIGCTHRAKKPSETIKWIKKKLQNIGVTRITEITHLDRIGIPVYSAIRPTAEEGAVSIYAGKGATRSQAKASAMMEAFERYSAEKKSEDAEKSIKAPLDDITEYVDPISLILPQDSKVDGKIEWVKATNLKNEKEIHIPANAVYHPYNPPEDCVSLFRSNTNGLASGNAIEEAVFHGLMELIERDAWSIFEAKRGPKKEIDCQGTENKIIEDLLQRFEDAKIDITLIDLTNDIRIPTIAAVADDTLLKDPALLSIGVGTHLDPEVAVIRALTEVAQSRATQIHGTREDTVRAIFMRKAGYERMKRINKHWFGEAETVIGLDKLKNRSKRTFREDIKVTLRELKKCGFSDVFFVDLTREVKVPVVRVIVPGLEVFAVDNTRIGDRIKYEAGNRIHGSIPTS
- a CDS encoding site-2 protease family protein, which translates into the protein MVNFTTREIRDIIISMLVIAAVFSYVFSNKQVNIAISLLPASIIGVGVGFVFHEIAHKFMAIKYGFWAEYKLWVGGILLALITAYFGFVFAAPGAVYIHGAYISREENGKIALAGPATNILLALSFMFIASFSTGILSGIATLGYAVNSFIAFFNLLPFSVLDGAKVIRWNPIIWLLAILIALAITFKSIFTL
- a CDS encoding sensor histidine kinase, which codes for MIINELVTNALKHAFNGRIQGTIYISFKRVKDNLELRVADDGIGFPANKLQESKSLGLKLVNILVRQLNGKISVKSHDGSCFKIIFKG
- a CDS encoding histidine kinase dimerization/phosphoacceptor domain -containing protein, with translation MPSPNEDWEDLRKAIMGFGGKSVRKSYYPQLKDTLHKLQRFKTLLDHTRDFIFLVDADGKIIDVNKSSFINLEYPKDEISSIFNIIPEGYYEKFKEILSRKEKVSIEAPLIKKDGNLILTEMNIDIVKFNGNDYVVIVARDIRKRKELEDELRRSLEEKELLLKEIHHRVKNNLQIISSLLSLQSMIHDKNGTFKETQDRIRSMALIHEQLYQSDDLARINFKKYVEKLIRNLFHSYSAGKSIDIILDVEDLYLSIETTIPLA
- the ercA gene encoding alcohol dehydrogenase-like regulatory protein ErcA; the protein is MDKFNLRKFVTSELVFGEGARLLTPQYAINLGAEKILLVTDHGIKKAGHVDEIESLLTENGLEYVIYDDVTPNPRDYEVMEGAEVFDAEECNFIIALGGGSPIDCAKGIGIVSSNRKDILKFEGVDQITVPAPPIICIPTTAGTSADISQFAIIRDTKRKTKVAIISRTLIPDVSLIDPYTTITMDRLLTAATGMDALAHAIEAYVSTASSHLTDINALDAIKLISENLHKIIKDPENLKLRSNMMLASLEAGLAFSNASLGLLHAMAHSLGGRLDIPHGVANAILIEDVIEFNFPTNPQKYRRIAEALGLKSETSKVKDALISKLKDFKKKLGIDMSLGDYGILEDEIDELAELAFNDSCIVTNPRKPRIDDIKGIFENAITK
- a CDS encoding Xaa-Pro peptidase family protein — protein: MDKLKAAIEKIMEKDCDMAVISKNENIFYLTGFRPSARAFLILTDEPFLMVTSMDIDEAENSSIDVFEFKKSEDVKEKIGSLSPKAVIFEPSLPIGTFNKLRDSFKFVIEDIIGNLRMIKEKFEIEYIKEALRIAEESFREIEVEGVEAMIAANLEYHMKIKGSMKPAFDTIVASGIRSSNPHAKVSFNKIKTPVVIDWGATWKYYYSDTTRTIVKREVEEEMLDILLDAQREGVKTAKPGVKASYIDKVVRGVISEYGYEDNFIHSTGHGIGLEVHEPPSLSVNEDIKLEKNMIVTIEPGIYIKGKFGMRIEDMVLIKKNPKILNTLPSRI
- a CDS encoding type II secretion system F family protein, coding for MALLPEYLSPIIEAVEKVIPKRFLVKIQENLVRTGIYVKAAEIVTLILFASIFFGLIGIIVAMILGIDLLIPFLAGVSLPPIIFASYIFIMMERRIDAIEQGTPDFLRQIASLLRAGVGLETALEDISKQGKGPLYDELKRAVIEIKIGRTFEDALLSMGRRLKSDTLDRTFRMIIEGKRAGGSLADVIEAVAEDTRAVLALKRERKANVMMSVMFLVVAAIIAAPFALGMIMVYSAFIESLGKTNPILGIAKIAAGGYIVIHSIIAGLLIGIIMFGSARKGIKYAIPLAVLAFGIFYIIDKFGFVLVGSMAP
- a CDS encoding class III signal peptide-containing protein — translated: MGIKYDETAQGSAELILIFGGVIIIVLFAALWYKNYLISAGNEISKTDVQTVTNSIQSLKSKF